Proteins from a single region of Procambarus clarkii isolate CNS0578487 chromosome 62, FALCON_Pclarkii_2.0, whole genome shotgun sequence:
- the LOC138354357 gene encoding golgin subfamily A member 6-like protein 26 produces the protein MSCTLVLVSVTHTNAWQYATQSYGPAMQGSAYEGGKMIEQETRNSHYTRHFTSMKEEVKEQKEEVKEQKEEVKEQKEEVKEQKEEVKEQKEEVKEQKEEVKEQKEEVKEEGIDIKDKAEFDTPTSSHNMHWRKPRILIHSRIVITQ, from the exons ATGTCATGCACTCTAGTGCTTGTCAGTGTGACTCACACTAATGCTTGGCAGTATGCCACACAGTCTTACGGCCCAGCAATGCAAGGCTCAGCATATGAAGGAGGCAAAA TGATTGAACAAGAGACtcgcaacagtcactatacaagacactttacatctatg AAAGAAGAGGTCAAGGAGCAGAAAGAAGAGGTCAAGGAGCAGAAAGAAGAGGTCAAGGAGCAGaaagaagaggtcaaggaacagaaagaagaggtcaaggagcagaaagaagaggtcaaggagcagaaagaagaggtcaaggagcagaaagaagaggtcaaggaggaaggaatAGACATAAAGGACAAAGCTGAATTCGATACACCAACATCATCTCACAATATGCACTGGAGAAAGCCTCGAATACTTATTCATTCTCGAATAGTCATAACACAGTAG